The following proteins are co-located in the Neofelis nebulosa isolate mNeoNeb1 chromosome 18, mNeoNeb1.pri, whole genome shotgun sequence genome:
- the CDR2 gene encoding cerebellar degeneration-related protein 2 isoform X3, with protein sequence MYTTNQEQLQEIEYLTKQVELLRQMNEQHAKVYEQLDITARELEETNQKLVADSKASQQKILSLTETIECLQTNIDHLQSQVEELKSSGQGRKSQGKCDQEKSAPRFSCLKELYDLRQHFVYDHVFAEKITSLQSQQSPDEEENEHLKKTVTMLQAQLSLERQKRVTMEEEYGLVLKENSELERQLGATDAYRARALELEAEVAEMRQMLQSEHPFVNGVEKLVPDSLFTPFREHSQSLLEELFLPLPEAHRRPLKRSSSETVLSSLAGGDIVRGHEETCIRRARAVKQRGISLLHEVDTQYSALKVKYEELLKKCQQGEDSLSHKAVQTPRALAKDLVGTNAQPELGPSGWEPASVTPEPVSSPTATTPPEYKALFKEIFSCIKKTKQEIDEQRTKYRSLSSHS encoded by the exons TATCTGACCAAGCAGGTGGAGCTCCTACGGCAGATGAATGAGCAACATGCAAAAGTTTATGAGCAATTAGATATAACAGCACGGGAACTGGAAGAAACCAATCAAAAGCTAGTTGCGGACAGCAAGGCCTCACAGCAAAAGATTCTGAG TCTGACTGAAACCATCGAATGCCTACAAACCAACATTGACCACCTCCAGAGCCAAGTGGAGGAGTTGAAGTCATCTGGCCAAGGAAGAAAGAGCCAGGGGAAGTGTGACCAGGAGAAATCAGCACCCAGATTCTCGTGTCTGAAGGAACTTTACGACCTCCGCCA ACACTTTGTGTATGATCATGTGTTTGCCGAGAAGATCACTTCCTTACAAAGTCAGCAAAGCCCCgatgaggaagaaaatgagcACTTGAAGAAAACAGTGACGATGCTGCAGgcccagctgagcctggagcGGCAGAAGCGGGTGACGATGGAGGAGGAATATGGGCTGGTGCTGAAGGAGAACAGTGAACTGGAACGGCAGCTGGGAGCCACGGATGCCTACCGCGCTCGGGCGCTGGAGTTGGAGGCCGAGGTGGCCGAGATGCGGCAGATGCTGCAGTCGGAGCATCCATTCGTGAATGGCGTCGAGAAGCTGGTGCCGGACTCTCTGTTCACCCCTTTCAGAGAACACAGCCAGAGCCTGCTGGAGGAGCTGTTCCTGCCTTTGCCAGAAGCACACAGAAGGCCTCTTAAGCGCAGCAGCAGTGAGACGGTGCTGAGCAGCTTGGCCGGGGGGGACATCGTGAGGGGCCACGAGGAGACCTGCATCCGGAGGGCCAGGGCTGTGAAGCAGAGGGGCATCTCCCTTCTGCATGAAGTGGACACTCAGTACAGTGCCCTGAAGGTGAAGTATGAGGAGTTGCTGAAGAAGTGCCAGCAGGGAGAGGACTCCCTGTCCCACAAGGCTGTGCAGACCCCCAGAGCTCTCGCCAAAGACCTGGTGGGGACCAACGCCCAGCCTGAGCTGGGCCCCAGCGGCTGGGAACCAGCCTCTGTCACCCCAGAGCCCGTCAGTTCCCCCACCGCCACAACACCTCCGGAATACAAGGCGCTTTTTAAAGAGATCTTTAGTTGcatcaagaaaacaaagcaagagatAGATGAACAGAGAACAAAATACCGATCTCTCTCCTCTCATTCCTAA